A genome region from Solanum pennellii chromosome 12, SPENNV200 includes the following:
- the LOC107007154 gene encoding stem-specific protein TSJT1 — translation MLAIFHKAFAHPPEELNSPASKKCLLPQQTLQKFVSTRPFDTSYVTFGDVAALAFVRPNCTSLLNHTQRYFCGYDDIYCLFMGSLNNLCAQIKQYGLSPKGTNEAMLVIEAYRTLRDRGPYPADQVIKDFEGSFAFVIYDSKTGTVFVALGSDGGVKLFWGIAADGSVVISDDVEVIKAGCAKSFAPFPTGCMFHSEKGLMNFEHPMNKMRAMPRVDSEGVMCGANFKVDIYSRVNSIPRVGSEANWSDWNTSY, via the exons atgttggCTATATTTCACAAGGCATTTGCTCATCCTCCTGAAGAATTAAATAGTCCTGCATCAAAAAAATGTTTACTTCCTCAACAAACGCTACAAAAATTCGTATCGACTCGTCCATTTGACACCTCTTATGTTACTTTTGGAGATGTTGCTGCTCTTGCTTTTGTTCGTCCTAATTGCACTTCCTTGCTCAATCACACACAAAG gTATTTTTGTGGTTATGATGATATTTACTGTTTGTTCATGGGGAGTTTGAACAATTTGTGTGCACAAATCAAACAATATGGGCTATCACCAAAAGGTACAAATGAAGCCATGCTAGTTATTGAAGCCTACAGGACACTTAGAGACAGGGGACCTTATCCAGCTGATCAAGTTATTAAGGATTTTGAAGGAAGTTTTGCTTTTGTTATCTATGATAGTAAAACTGGAACTGTATTTGTTGCTTTG GGTTCAGATGGTGGGGTGAAGTTATTCTGGGGTATTGCTGCTGATGGATCTGTGGTGATTTCTGATGATGTAGAGGTTATTAAAGCTGGCTGTGCTAAGTCATTTGCACCCTTTCCCACAG GTTGTATGTTCCATAGTGAGAAAGGACTAATGAATTTCGAGCACCCGATGAACAAGATGAGGGCTATGCCAAGAGTAGATAGTGAAGGGGTAATGTGTGGAGCTAACTTCAAAGTGGATATTTATTCAAGAGTTAACAGCATCCCTAGAGTTGGCAGTGAAGCTAACTGGTCTGACTGGAACACTTCTTACTAA
- the LOC107007153 gene encoding protochlorophyllide reductase-like: MALQAAALLPSTFSIPKEGKTSATLKDSSLFGISLSDHVKSDFGSSFKIKSGRKSSLGAIRAETMVASPGVTSTPVTGKKTLRKGCVVITGASSGLGLATAKALAETGKWHVIMACRDFLKAERAAKSAGMPKENYTIMHLDLASLDSVRQFVDNLRRSGNPLDVLVCNAAVYQPTAKEPSFTAEGFELSVGTNHLGHFLLSRLLIDDLKQSDYPSKRLIIVGSITGNTNTLAGNVPPKANLGDLRGLARGLDGLNSSAMIDGGDFDGAKAYKDSKVCNMLTMQEFHRRYHEETGITFASLYPGCIATTGLFREHIPLFRLLFPPFQKFITKGFVSEAESGKRLAQVVSDPSLTKSGVYWSWNKNSSSFENQLSEEASDVEKARKVWEVSEKLVGLA, translated from the exons ATGGCTCTTCAAGCTGCTGCATTGCTTCCTTCTACTTTCTCTATTCCCAAGGAG GGGAAAACTAGTGCAACTTTGAAGGATTCAAGTCTCTTTGGAATTTCTCTCTCTGACCATGTTAAATCTGATTTTGGCTCTTCATTCAAAATCAAG AGCGGAAGAAAGTCATCCCTCGGAGCTATTAGAGCCGAGACAATGGTTGCATCTCCCGGTGTAACGAGTACCCCTGTGACAGGAAAGAAAACCTTAAGAAAAGGTTGTGTAGTAATCACTGGAGCCTCTTCAGGACTAGGACTAGCTACAGCAAAAGCTCTGGCTGAGACAGGGAAATGGCATGTAATTATGGCATGTAGAGACTTTCTTAAAGCTGAAAGAGCAGCAAAATCAGCAGGGATGCCTAAGGAGAATTATACTATAATGCATTTAGACCTTGCATCGCTTGACAGCGTCAGACAATTTGTCGATAACTTAAGGAGATCAGGCAATCCTCTTGATGTATTGGTTTGCAATGCAGCTGTTTATCAGCCTACCGCGAAAGAGCCTTCGTTTACAGCTGAAGGATTTGAGCTTAGTGTTGGAACTAACCATCTTGGTCATTTCCTTCTTTCGAGATTGTTGATTGATGATTTGAAGCAGTCTGATTACCCTTCAAAGAGACTCATCATTGTTGGTTCGATTACAG GAAACACAAACACATTGGCTGGAAATGTACCTCCAAAGGCCAACCTCGGGGACTTGAGGGGTTTAGCAAGGGGGCTCGATGGACTTAACAGCTCAGCCATGATTGATGGTGGTGACTTTGATGGTGCCAAAGCTTACAAAGACAGCAAGGTTTGCAATATGCTCACTATGCAGGAATTCCATAGACGATACCACGAAGAGACTGGCATCACATTTGCCTCTCTATACCCTGGCTGCATCGCGACAACAGGGCTATTCAGGGAGCATATCCCCTTGTTTAGGCTCCTTTTCCCTCCATTCCAGAAGTTTATCACCAAAGGATTCGTCTCCGAGGCAGAATCTGGAAAGAGACTTGCAcag GTTGTTAGTGATCCAAGTCTGACAAAATCAGGTGTGTACTGGAGCTGGAACAAGAACTCTTCCTCTTTCGAAAACCAGTTGTCAGAAGAAGCTAGTGACGTTGAGAAAGCGCGTAAAGTGTGGGAAGTCAGTGAGAAACTCGTGGGATTGGCTTAG
- the LOC107005856 gene encoding receptor-like protein 7 codes for MGILFLFYSLVCCILLIVSESFSSSMHHLCSPTEAFALLQFKQSFQIDDLCVCWDDSNLKYVDIPKTKSWNENRDCCSWDGVTCDMLTGHVIGLDLSCSLLDGTIHPNSSLFQLHHLRTLNLAYNNFHSSLVSQNIGRLANLRHLNLSHSFFEGEIPTEISYLSNLVSLDLSSILVYGLQLDETTFETMLQNLTNLEVVSLSAINISSPIPVNISSSSLRYLDLESTNLQGVITESFFLVPELENLKLGGNNLLKGVLPKIHPSNNTLLELDISKTGISGELPDIIGTFSSLNRLDMYGCQFSGSIPDSIGNITQIRYLDFSYNHLTGHIPSTISKLKHLTILGLSSNSFSGEIPNIFSNLQELRYLCLSKNTFIGSFPSTIVSLTHLQELDLSSNSLSGPLPNNFSMLQKLTELGLWNNSLNGIIPSSLFSLPLLGKLCLDNNRFSGLPNELKTNPTLVRLGLSHNQLSGFFPQSLVNLTNLSTLDLSSNNITIDEGIQITFPNLEILQLSSCELKDFPHFLKNVKKLWVLDISNNKIRGEIPNWFSGIRWDELTYLNLSHNSLTGHLHQFHFHNLKFLDLKFNSLQGPLPSSICNMNNLEFLDLSRNNFSNSIPSCLGSMSSLKVLDLRRNNFTGSIPPLCAKSTSLITIVLNDNQFEGTLPFSLINCSNLEVADMGNNAINDTFPAWLGTLEELQVLILKSNLFHGPISSCQSTLCFPKLRIIDLSHNQFSGSLPVKIFGNFKAMIKLDGEDTGKIRYMEPDMISSYTSYEDSVSLVIKGHDIELERISTIMTTIDLLSNHFEGVIPKTLKDLSSLWLLNLSHNNLIGHIPMELGQLNKLEALDLSWNRLTGKIPKKLTTMKFLAVLNLSQNLLIGSIPQGLQFNTFENDSYGGNLDLCGPPLSKQCGTTDPSHVPQPLEYEDESYFFSGFTWESVVIGYSFGLVVGTVVWSLVFKYRKPKWFVEFFEGIYPKKMRRSMKRAQRRRT; via the coding sequence ATGGGaattctctttttgttttattcacTTGTCTGCTGTATTTTGTTGATAGTTAGTGAAAGCTTTTCTTCATCCATGCATCATCTTTGCTCTCCCACTGAAGCTTTTGCTTTGCTTCAATTCAAACAATCCTTTCAAATCGATGACCTCTGCGTATGTTGGGATGATAGTAATCTGAAATATGTTGATATCCCAAAAACGAAGTCTTGGAATGAGAATAGGGACTGCTGCAGTTGGGACGGGGTCACTTGTGACATGTTAACCGGTCATGTTATCGGATTGGACCTTAGTTGCAGTTTGCTTGATGGAACTATTCATCCCAATAGTAGCCTCTTCCAACTCCATCATCTCCGGACACTAAACCTTGCTTATAATAACTTCCATTCTTCTTTAGTCTCGCAAAACATTGGCCGATTGGCGAATTTGAGGCATCTCAACctttctcattctttctttgaaGGGGAAATCCCAACAGAAATCTCATACCTTTCCaatttggtttcacttgatcTTTCTTCTATACTGGTGTATGGATTACAACTTGATGAGACAACATTTGAAACAATGCTTCAGAACCTGACAAATCTGGAGGTAGTTTCTCTCTCTGCTATCAACATCTCATCTCCGATACCTGTGAATATTTCTTCTTCCTCCTTAAGGTACCTGGATCTTGAATCTACTAATCTGCAAGGTGTTATCACAGAGAGTTTTTTCCTTGTGCCAGAATTGGAAAATCTCAAATTGGGTGGAAATAATCTTCTCAAAGGAGTTTTACCAAAGATCCACCCGAGCAACAATACTCTGTTGGAGTTGGATATTTCTAAAACAGGAATCTCCGGTGAGCTGCCTGATATAATTGGCACCTTCAGTTCCTTGAATCGCTTGGACATGTATGGATGTCAATTCTCTGGTTCCATTCCTGATTCCATTGGCAATATTACACAAATTAGGTATTTGGATTTCAGTTATAATCATCTCACCGGCCATATTCCTTCCACAATCTCTAAATTGAAGCACCTCACAATTCTAGGTCTTTCGTCCAACTCCTTTTCAGGTGAGATTCCCAATATTTTTTCTAACCTCCAAGAGTTACGTTATTTATGTCTTTCTAAAAACACTTTCATCGGTTCGTTTCCTTCTACAATTGTAAGCTTGACACATCTTCAAGAGTTAGACTTGTCAAGTAATTCCTTATCTGGCCCACTGCCTAATAATTTTAGCATGCTTCAAAAGCTAACCGAACTGGGTTTGTGGAACAACTCACTGAATGGTATCATACCATCTTCGCTGTTTAGCCTCCCTTTGCTAGGTAAGTTGTGTCTCGATAATAATCGGTTTAGTGGACTACCCAATGAGCTCAAAACAAACCCAACATTGGTACGCCTGGGTTTAAGCCATAATCAACTCAGTGGTTTTTTTCCTCAATCACTTGTGAATCTCACAAATCTTTCTACCCTTGACCTCTCATCAAATAACATCACCATCGATGAGGGAATACAAATCACTTTTCCTAACCTAGAAATTTTGCAGTTATCATCATGTGAACTGAAGGATTTTCCACACTTCTTGAAAAATGTAAAGAAACTTTGGGTCTTGGATATTTCTAACAATAAGATTCGTGGAGAAATCCCAAACTGGTTTAGCGGCATAAGGTGGGACGAATTGACGTACCTAAATCTTTCGCATAATTCTTTAACAGGCCACCTACATCAATTTCATTTCCATAATCTGAAGTTTCTTGATCTTAAATTTAACTCCCTTCAGGGTCCACTACCATCATCCATTTGTAACATGAACAATCTTGAATTTCTAGATTTATCACGCAACAACTTCAGTAACTCGATTCCAAGTTGCTTGGGAAGCATGTCTAGTCTAAAAGTGTTGGACTTAAGAAGGAACAATTTCACAGGGAGTATTCCCCCATTATGTGCGAAGAGCACTTCCTTGATTACTATTGTCTTGAATGAcaatcaatttgaaggaactCTGCCTTTCTCGTTGATCAACTGTAGTAATTTAGAAGTTGCTGATATGGGGAATAATGCAATAAATGACACATTTCCAGCTTGGCTAGGAACACTTGAAGAACTGCAGGTCCTAATATTGAAGTCTAATTTGTTCCATGGACCAATTAGTTCTTGTCAGAGTACACTTTGCTTTCCCAAGTTGCGAATTATTGATCTTTCGCATAACCAATTCAGTGGCTCACTTCCAGTAAAAATCTTTGGAAACTTCAAGGCAATGATTAAATTAGATGGTGAAGACACAGGAAAGATTAGGTATATGGAACCAGATATGATTTCATCGTACACATCGTATGAGGATTCTGTGAGTTTGGTGATCAAAGGCCATGACATTGAGCTAGAAAGAATCAGCACAATTATGACAACCATAGACCTCTTGAGCAACCATTTTGAAGGTGTCATTCCAAAAACACTAAAGGATCTCAGCTCACTTTGGCTACTAAATTTATCCCACAACAATCTCATAGGTCACATTCCAATGGAATTGGGGCAATTGAATAAGCTTGAAGCGTTAGATCTCTCCTGGAATCGTCTCACAGGAAAGATTCCAAAGAAATTGACAACAATGAAGTTTCTAGCAGTCTTAAACCTCTCTCAGAATCTTCTTATTGGATCGATTCCTCAAGGTCTACAATTCAACACATTTGAAAATGACTCGTATGGTGGTAACCTTGATCTATGTGGTCCTCCTTTATCAAAGCAATGTGGAACGACTGATCCATCCCATGTTCCTCAACCATTGGAATATGAAGACGAGTCATATTTTTTTAGTGGCTTTACGTGGGAATCAGTAGTCATAGGCTACAGCTTTGGACTAGTTGTTGGAACTGTTGTGTGGAGCCTCGTGTTTAAATACCGTAAGCCAAAATGGTTTGTCGAATTTTTTGAAGGCATTTATCCCAAGAAAATGAGAAGGTCAATGAAGAGAGCTCAGAGACGACGCACTTAA
- the LOC107006831 gene encoding mannan endo-1,4-beta-mannosidase 3, which produces MSYTHRRSCISGLFLLLLALACEANSGFIGVKDSHFVLNGSPFLFNGFNSYWLMHVAADPAERYKVTEVLKDASIAGLSVCRTWAFSDGGDRALQISPGVYDERVFQGLDFVIAEAKKYGVRLILSFVNQWNDFGGKAEYVWWARNAGAQISNDDEFYTHPILKKYLKNHIEKVVTRLNSITKVAYKDDPTIMAWELMNEPRDQADYSGKTVNGWVQEMASFVKSLDNKHLLEVGMEGFYGDSIPERKLVNPGYQVGTDFISNHLINEIDFATIHAYTDQWLSGQSDEAQLLWMEKWITSHWEDARNILKKPLVLAEFGKSSRSGEGSRDIFMSSVYRNVYNLAKEGGTMGGNLVWQLMAHGMENYDDGYSIVLGQIPSTTQIISNQAHIMTALAHSLNSRVKT; this is translated from the exons ATGTCTTATACACATAGAAGAAGTTGTATTTCTGGGCTCTTTCTCTTGTTGTTAGCTCTTGCTTGTGAAGCGAATTCGGGGTTTATAGGAGTTAAAGATTCTCATTTTGTACTCAATGGATCCCCTTTTCTATTCAATGGTTTCAACTCATATTGGTTGATGCATGTTGCTGCTGACCCTGCTGAAAGGTACAAAGTCACTGAGGTTCTTAAAGATGCTTCTATCGCTGGTCTTTCTGTTTGTCGTACTTGGGCTTTTAGTGATGGAGGTGATAGAGCATTACAAATATCACCTGGTGTTTATGATGAACGTGTTTTTCAG GGTTTGGATTTTGTGATCGCGGAAGCTAAGAAATATGGTGTTCGTTTAATATTGAGCTTTGTAAATCAATGGAATGATTTTGGAGGAAAAGCTGAATATGTTTGGTGGGCGCGAAATGCAGGAGCTCAAATTAGTAATGACGATGAATTTTATACTCATCCTATACTCAAAAAATACTTGAAGAATCACATTGAG AAAGTTGTTACAAGGTTGAATAGTATCACTAAAGTTGCTTACAAAGACGATCCAACAATTATGGCATGGGAACTCATGAATGAGCCTCGCGATCAAGCTGACTATTCAGGAAAAACTGTTAAT GGTTGGGTTCAAGAAATGGCGAGTTTTGTGAAGTCATTAGATAACAAACACTTGTTGGAAGTTGGAATGGAGGGATTTTATGGTGATTCAATTCCTGAAAGGAAATTAGTTAATCCTGGTTATCAAGTTGGAACAGATTTCATTAGTAACCATCTTATCAATGAAATTGATTTTGCTACAATCCATGCATACACTGATCAATG GTTATCTGGACAAAGTGATGAAGCACAATTGTTGTGGATGGAAAAGTGGATAACAAGTCATTGGGAAGATGCAagaaatatattaaagaaaCCTTTAGTGCTTGCTGAATTTGGAAAGTCTAGTAGATCAGGTGAAGGATCAAGAGATATATTTATGAGTAGTGTGTATAGAAATGTGTATAATTTGGCAAAAGAAGGTGGAACAATGGGAGGAAATTTAGTATGGCAACTAATGGCACATGGAATGGAGAATTATGATGATGGTTATTCTATTGTTTTGGGACAAATTCCTTCAACTACacaaattatctcaaatcaagCTCATATCATGACAGCTTTGGCTCATTCTCTTAATTCAAGAGTGAAGACATGa
- the LOC107005972 gene encoding gibberellin 20 oxidase 3-like: MEHAIEEEHVKTLSMNENKKMQVKNFIWSKEEWPTLKHDDFGDVEDDIPVISLNNRVRDNDDQQVYDNLCNVMVKASEDWGFFKLVDHGVSSDIVENYITRLHELFDLPMEQKLKGGKTSSLPLGYYASNPEYGENLPWAEVLQLLQSPEMVVEFAKKVYGDQYHTFSNAMIEYMKEMDKLGMVIFKMLAHGLGLEDDFFFSKNFEEKEATYFRVSRYPPCPLPEKIVGIGIHSDPQTLTILHQDQVGGLQVLKDDKQWIGVSPLPNSFVINIGDTLEAWTNGRLKSVIHRAVVNKEKQRLSIAYFMSPTSNAIIECPPQLIHPIYNPRKYVPFTWAQLRHLLLTTRRVRGKAIALNKFLISN, translated from the exons ATGGAACATGCAATTGAAGAAGAGCATGTTAAGACACTTTCAATGAATGAAAACAAGAAAATGCAAGTAAAAAACTTCATATGGTCTAAAGAAGAATGGCCTACTTTAAAACACGACGATTTTGGAGACGTTGAAGATGATATTCCGGTGATAAGTCTTAATAATCGTGTTCGTGACAACGATGATCAACAAGTTTATGACAATCTATGCAATGTTATGGTGAAAGCAAGTGAAGATTGGGGATTTTTTAAGCTTGTTGATCATGGGGTGTCTAGTGATATCGTTGAGAATTATATTACTCGTTTGCATGAACTTTTTGATCTTCCAATGGAACAAAAGCTTAAAGGTGGCAAGACATCAAGTTTGCCATTGGGGTATTATGCCTCGAATCCTGAGTATGGGGAAAATTTGCCTTGGGCCGAAGTCTTGCAGCTACTTCAATCGCCAGAAATGGTTGTTGAATTCGCGAAAAAGGTATATGGTGATCAATATCACACGTTTAG CAATGCAATGATTGAGTACATGAAAGAAATGGACAAGCTAGGAAtggttatatttaaaatgttgGCACATGGATTAGGCCTTGAAGATGACTTTTTCTTTAgcaaaaattttgaagaaaaagaggCAACTTATTTTAGGGTTAGTAGATATCCTCCTTGTCCTCTCCCAGAGAAGATTGTTGGTATAGGGATCCATTCAGACCCACAAACTTTAACTATATTGCATCAAGATCAAGTTGGTGGCCTTCAAGTCCTCAAAGATGATAAGCAATGGATTGGAGTTAGTCCTCTTCCAAATTCATTTGTCATCAATATTGGTGACACCCTTGAG GCTTGGACAAATGGAAGATTAAAGAGTGTTATACATAGGGCAGTGGTGAATAAAGAGAAGCAAAGGCTATCAATAGCATATTTTATGAGTCCAACAAGTAATGCAATTATTGAATGCCCACCTCAATTAATACATCCAATTTATAATCCAAGAAAATATGTACCTTTTACATGGGCTCAATTGAGACACCTTCTTTTGACTACTAGGAGGGTTAGGGGCAAAGCAATTGCCCTCAATAAATTTCTTATATCTAATTGA